From a single Funiculus sociatus GB2-C1 genomic region:
- a CDS encoding PD-(D/E)XK nuclease family protein encodes MPFNINLLPHHRAKAVREYGKQYYVDAKGDRFPSVTTILNATKPQEDRDALFNWRNRVGVEEANRISGAASRRGTSTHKHIQRYLLGEDISCPDAAKPYWESLQSVLQDINEVRLVEGSVFHYDLTYAGRVDCVASYKGVPCVLDWKTADKPKGSAERLHDAPIQLAAYCGAVNQFYQEYGIELNHAGVVVAVPGMQAEVFWFDPDKMIVYWQQWQKRIAEFWQRRGASKNDAN; translated from the coding sequence ATGCCGTTTAACATCAATCTGCTGCCTCATCACCGTGCAAAAGCGGTGCGTGAATACGGGAAACAATACTATGTTGATGCTAAGGGCGATCGCTTCCCCAGTGTCACAACTATACTTAACGCTACCAAACCGCAAGAAGATCGAGACGCACTCTTCAACTGGCGCAACCGAGTCGGAGTAGAAGAAGCTAATCGCATTTCTGGTGCTGCTAGTCGTCGTGGTACTTCCACCCACAAGCACATTCAGCGCTATCTGCTTGGTGAGGATATCTCCTGTCCAGACGCCGCTAAACCCTACTGGGAGAGCTTGCAGTCTGTCTTGCAAGACATTAACGAGGTGCGCTTAGTGGAAGGTTCTGTTTTCCACTACGACTTGACTTATGCCGGGAGAGTGGATTGTGTGGCTAGTTACAAAGGTGTCCCCTGCGTCTTGGATTGGAAAACTGCTGATAAACCCAAAGGTTCCGCAGAACGCTTACATGATGCGCCAATTCAGTTGGCGGCTTACTGCGGCGCGGTCAACCAGTTTTATCAAGAGTACGGTATTGAATTAAATCATGCTGGCGTGGTTGTAGCAGTTCCGGGAATGCAAGCTGAAGTGTTCTGGTTCGATCCAGATAAAATGATAGTTTACTGGCAACAATGGCAGAAAAGAATTGCAGAATTTTGGCAGCGTCGAGGAGCAAGCAAAAATGATGCAAACTAG